A window of Sulfuricurvum sp. contains these coding sequences:
- a CDS encoding protein-glutamate O-methyltransferase CheR — MGYLLTGVDFTKMSEYIYRKTGIFLEAEKHFEKLAKYIDTRAKVIKADSFRKYFYTLRFEDKEGHEFQALMNAVTVNETYFYREKEQFEVLVNRILPELHESREKPSSIRILCAPCSTGEEPYSVILHLLEEGCLIEERDIEVVGVDIDSNVIAKANAAKYSERSVHAVPSSILAKYFKKHPFGYDLIKDLHGTVDFKVANVFDKNHMRQLGKFDIIFSRNMLIYFDDASRKEVAMTFYDMLNIGGYVLLGHAEYMSRITSVFTAKKIDSTLIYQK, encoded by the coding sequence ATGGGTTATCTTTTAACGGGTGTCGATTTTACCAAAATGTCTGAATATATCTACCGTAAAACGGGGATATTTTTAGAAGCTGAAAAACATTTTGAGAAGCTTGCCAAATACATCGATACCCGTGCTAAAGTTATCAAAGCAGACTCTTTTCGAAAATATTTTTACACACTCCGTTTTGAGGATAAAGAGGGGCATGAGTTTCAAGCGCTTATGAATGCTGTTACTGTCAATGAGACCTATTTTTATCGTGAAAAGGAGCAGTTTGAAGTACTGGTAAACCGTATTTTGCCGGAACTGCATGAGAGTAGAGAAAAACCATCTTCGATACGGATATTATGTGCACCGTGTTCCACCGGAGAGGAGCCTTATTCGGTGATTTTACATTTGCTTGAAGAGGGGTGTTTGATCGAAGAGCGCGATATCGAGGTGGTGGGGGTTGATATTGATTCCAATGTCATTGCTAAAGCAAATGCTGCTAAATATTCGGAGCGTTCGGTTCATGCGGTCCCCTCATCCATATTGGCAAAATATTTTAAAAAACATCCATTTGGGTATGATCTGATCAAAGATTTGCATGGAACGGTTGACTTTAAAGTTGCTAACGTATTTGATAAAAATCATATGCGTCAACTGGGAAAATTTGATATTATCTTCTCTCGAAATATGCTCATCTATTTTGATGATGCGAGTCGTAAAGAAGTCGCAATGACATTTTATGATATGCTTAACATCGGCGGGTATGTTTTACTTGGTCATGCAGAGTATATGAGCCGTATTACTTCGGTCTTTACGGCAAAAAAAATTGATTCCACATTAATCTATCAAAAATAA
- a CDS encoding HEAT repeat domain-containing protein: MALIKKHTAPVAQKFPDLVSLEDAIRFYQESAGDLDAQRYATDNIALFEGGGIKLVSLMSDDPRIDKDMASYISSLLTAMEPDRAPIEAIMGLLSVRNAYIRNLGITTLQSYGEAIRYYIVKFLIGDDRDLRIFAINVLGDVNFAESREMLVELLESELDINVASTAVDYLSEIGEIGDIPLLESIKERFHDPYIDFAVDTTIKAIRG; this comes from the coding sequence ATGGCATTAATAAAAAAACATACTGCACCGGTAGCTCAAAAATTTCCTGACTTAGTATCTCTTGAGGATGCCATTAGGTTTTACCAAGAGAGTGCAGGAGATTTGGATGCACAGCGTTATGCTACCGATAATATTGCACTTTTTGAGGGAGGTGGGATAAAGCTCGTTAGCTTAATGAGCGATGATCCTCGTATCGATAAAGATATGGCGAGTTATATCTCCTCGCTTCTCACTGCAATGGAACCTGATCGTGCACCGATTGAGGCAATCATGGGGCTGTTGAGCGTTCGTAATGCCTATATCCGAAATCTTGGAATTACGACTCTTCAAAGCTATGGGGAGGCAATACGATATTACATTGTTAAGTTTTTGATCGGAGATGATCGGGATCTTCGGATTTTTGCGATCAATGTTTTGGGCGATGTCAATTTTGCGGAATCGCGTGAGATGCTTGTGGAGCTATTAGAAAGTGAGCTTGATATCAATGTCGCTTCGACAGCAGTTGACTATTTATCGGAGATTGGAGAGATTGGAGATATCCCATTGCTGGAGAGTATCAAAGAACGTTTTCATGATCCCTATATTGATTTTGCCGTGGATACCACGATAAAAGCGATTCGGGGGTAG
- the cheB gene encoding chemotaxis-specific protein-glutamate methyltransferase CheB, translated as MKKVLIADDSALVRKQLSEIIAELDFEIHTARNGEEAIKMAIETQYDVITMDINMPVTDGLTAVRRIMEERPTPILMISSLTTESAGITMEALDAGAVDYIAKPGTMNVGRNENREDILSKVKSLSRIPPRRLKSVARRPIQRERPLSVREKVRGTHAVSDEVTKVLLIGASTGGPGLIEKICVALPAGFPYAVCVVQHMPEQFTAAFATRLDRVSTLPVVETKDHLELANGVIFLARGGVHLHFAKKVTGKIVVREEKNKNNRYFQPSVDEMFEGALNVFSGDQITAVLLTGIGDDGADGMVKIKKAGGFTIGESEETATVYGMPKEAFERGGVSQQLPFPKIVRSLQILR; from the coding sequence ATGAAAAAAGTGTTGATCGCGGATGATTCCGCATTGGTTCGTAAACAGCTCAGTGAGATTATTGCGGAACTTGATTTTGAAATTCATACAGCCCGTAACGGTGAAGAGGCGATCAAGATGGCGATAGAGACGCAGTATGATGTTATCACAATGGATATCAATATGCCCGTTACCGATGGACTTACAGCGGTTCGACGTATTATGGAGGAACGTCCAACACCCATTTTGATGATTAGTTCGCTCACCACAGAGAGTGCAGGGATTACAATGGAAGCACTCGATGCGGGAGCGGTTGACTATATTGCAAAACCGGGGACGATGAATGTCGGAAGAAATGAAAACAGAGAAGATATACTCTCTAAAGTTAAGTCTCTCAGCCGTATCCCTCCCCGCAGACTCAAATCGGTTGCTCGCCGCCCGATTCAAAGAGAACGTCCGCTGAGTGTTAGGGAAAAAGTGCGTGGAACGCATGCTGTTTCGGATGAGGTCACGAAAGTATTGCTTATTGGTGCTTCTACGGGAGGACCGGGACTGATTGAGAAAATTTGTGTGGCACTTCCTGCCGGATTTCCCTATGCGGTTTGTGTTGTTCAGCATATGCCGGAGCAGTTTACTGCTGCATTCGCGACACGTCTTGATCGGGTAAGCACACTCCCTGTTGTGGAGACAAAGGATCACTTGGAGCTTGCGAATGGGGTGATCTTTTTAGCACGAGGAGGGGTTCATCTCCATTTTGCCAAAAAAGTGACCGGAAAAATAGTTGTTCGAGAAGAGAAAAATAAAAATAACCGCTATTTTCAGCCCAGTGTTGATGAGATGTTTGAGGGTGCCCTCAATGTCTTTTCCGGTGATCAGATTACAGCGGTATTGTTAACCGGTATAGGAGATGATGGAGCTGATGGGATGGTAAAAATCAAAAAAGCGGGTGGATTTACGATTGGTGAGAGCGAAGAGACGGCAACCGTATACGGTATGCCAAAAGAGGCGTTTGAACGTGGTGGCGTGTCCCAGCAGCTTCCATTTCCAAAAATAGTACGCTCTTTGCAAATACTACGCTAA
- a CDS encoding chemotaxis protein CheW, with the protein MPIEEILIIRHAGNPFGLSTVFIEQILRVPDISPLVLSPIEVCGLCVVGGNISTLLDLNRLLGFTPCSGVEAKNRIITLNGPFHGIAFLVDEVSVSVSVEPSSVEYADNSDDCILAIVHVNDELIQVVDIEAALHRIQKVGAMPRSVGDKKRFDAIQSSREDDYQRYVVFRMGNEEYAIKIDQLSEILNTNTPITPILGANFEIEGMISLREELILVADLRRYFQYETQSNDKNRIIILERNGKTLGTIVDEIVDIREFSNSELDLRNDDENHIAGVARYKEEIISLIGAELVDTLIARNEEFIPLNGSHVDDERNKEIMEVVIFTLGEEEYAFPIEEVAEIIDRIPLTPVFNGPDLVEGVINIRGQIITIGSLYKRLGINPFIDHDQKIMICQGNIGFFVNSVSDVLGIRESEIHPDESGESIFSNVLSLNNGERLILLFNKEISKLIGVER; encoded by the coding sequence ATGCCTATCGAAGAAATATTGATCATACGGCACGCAGGAAATCCTTTTGGACTTTCTACGGTATTTATTGAGCAAATTCTTCGTGTGCCTGATATTTCTCCTTTGGTATTAAGTCCTATAGAGGTGTGTGGATTATGTGTTGTTGGGGGTAATATTTCAACACTGTTGGATTTGAATAGACTTTTGGGATTTACCCCTTGCAGCGGTGTAGAGGCTAAAAATCGGATTATTACTTTGAATGGACCTTTTCACGGTATTGCTTTTTTGGTAGATGAGGTGAGTGTTTCGGTTTCGGTTGAACCCTCATCTGTTGAATATGCTGATAATAGCGACGATTGTATACTGGCAATTGTCCACGTAAATGATGAGCTGATTCAAGTAGTGGATATAGAAGCTGCATTGCACCGTATACAAAAAGTGGGAGCTATGCCGCGCTCTGTAGGGGATAAAAAAAGATTTGATGCAATCCAATCATCGAGAGAGGATGATTATCAACGCTATGTCGTATTTAGAATGGGAAATGAAGAGTATGCGATTAAGATTGATCAACTCTCTGAAATCCTCAATACTAATACGCCTATAACGCCTATTCTCGGTGCTAATTTTGAGATAGAGGGGATGATTTCACTCCGTGAAGAGTTGATTTTAGTGGCTGATTTGCGCCGCTATTTTCAGTATGAGACGCAATCAAATGATAAAAATCGAATAATAATCTTGGAACGTAATGGAAAAACATTAGGGACCATTGTTGATGAGATTGTCGATATCCGTGAGTTTAGTAATAGTGAACTTGATCTACGCAATGATGATGAGAATCATATTGCAGGGGTTGCCCGATACAAAGAGGAGATAATTTCGCTGATAGGAGCTGAATTGGTTGATACCTTAATTGCGCGAAATGAAGAGTTTATTCCTCTGAATGGCAGTCATGTGGATGATGAAAGAAATAAAGAGATTATGGAAGTAGTGATCTTTACACTTGGGGAAGAGGAGTATGCTTTTCCAATTGAAGAGGTAGCGGAGATTATTGATAGGATACCTTTAACTCCCGTGTTTAATGGACCCGATTTAGTAGAAGGGGTGATTAATATACGAGGACAAATCATCACTATAGGATCACTTTATAAGCGACTGGGAATAAATCCATTTATCGATCATGATCAAAAAATTATGATATGTCAGGGAAATATTGGATTTTTTGTTAACAGCGTGAGTGATGTATTAGGAATCCGTGAATCGGAAATACATCCCGATGAGAGTGGTGAATCGATATTTTCGAATGTATTAAGTCTCAATAATGGAGAGCGGTTGATATTATTATTTAATAAAGAGATCTCAAAACTGATCGGAGTTGAGAGATGA
- a CDS encoding methyl-accepting chemotaxis protein, whose translation MALVRRSDSASLSMNGSVGPEKRRQRTLAKQQQISESIAGIATTILDNAQESVSAIEQLKSSMEQIATAAEENSGASEQALKNVRAISSNITRMTSSIDTVISSTLAAGENIVSSVGTINASVDRMAKAVHVAKVSSKKSEELKLSSENIGEAVGFIAKIADQTNLLALNAAIEASRAKEHGKGFAVVADETRALAGESEKNAEFISRLVNKIQESIDGIIKSINRTTNIIEQTGGRGSALSQKMEELTKIATYSVESARSMSGYTQSLSNSITFINDGSKEIADASGEIAKSVEKTLNSIEMQSNSLIQTEEDIKELNNLSEELKYSTDTMKSAEEIAASADAISSSMEDIQMSLKEVTTGLNQIESASQATNHSAIANKELFESGVSASKDIAKLIEIVRRNFDLLKISFADVKGQIIGIGDDFTASMNEGGSASSELNVIIKETRNVDKTVGSISKSIVQLNMLAISGSIEAARAGDFGKGFAVVSSDIRNLAKDSESNTEKINDTIESMNAEIDTVRTEWLKLLVNQELEKEQITALVTEIDKITAMLVDLLDRFTGLKSINDQNIEGLNQGLIGISEIQKAVELSARNAQESRKASELIIETVNHISEGVEELAVMADELQQG comes from the coding sequence ATGGCATTAGTAAGAAGATCAGATAGTGCATCTTTATCGATGAATGGAAGTGTAGGACCCGAAAAACGACGGCAGCGGACGTTAGCAAAACAACAACAAATTTCAGAGAGTATAGCTGGGATTGCCACAACTATTTTGGACAATGCGCAAGAGAGCGTTAGTGCGATTGAACAGCTCAAAAGCTCCATGGAGCAAATCGCGACTGCAGCGGAAGAGAACAGCGGAGCGAGTGAACAAGCTCTTAAAAATGTTCGAGCTATTAGCTCCAATATAACCCGTATGACGAGCAGTATTGATACAGTTATTAGCTCTACGCTGGCAGCAGGTGAGAATATAGTGAGTTCAGTTGGCACGATTAATGCCTCCGTTGATCGTATGGCAAAAGCAGTTCATGTTGCGAAAGTCTCTTCTAAAAAATCGGAAGAGTTAAAGCTGTCGTCCGAAAATATTGGTGAAGCGGTTGGTTTTATTGCCAAAATTGCTGACCAAACAAATCTGTTAGCTCTTAATGCCGCTATTGAAGCGAGTCGAGCAAAAGAACACGGTAAAGGGTTTGCTGTCGTAGCGGATGAGACACGTGCACTCGCGGGAGAATCGGAAAAAAATGCTGAGTTTATCTCCCGTTTGGTTAACAAAATCCAAGAGAGTATCGATGGAATCATTAAAAGTATTAATAGAACTACTAATATTATAGAACAAACGGGTGGTCGCGGAAGTGCACTTAGTCAAAAAATGGAAGAGCTGACCAAAATCGCTACCTATTCGGTTGAATCAGCACGCTCTATGAGCGGGTATACACAAAGCTTGAGCAATTCGATTACTTTTATCAATGATGGTTCAAAAGAGATTGCTGATGCATCGGGTGAGATTGCTAAATCGGTTGAAAAAACATTAAACAGTATCGAGATGCAGAGTAATTCTTTGATACAAACCGAAGAGGATATTAAAGAACTCAACAATCTCTCTGAAGAACTCAAATATTCTACCGATACGATGAAATCCGCCGAAGAGATTGCAGCTTCTGCTGATGCGATCAGCTCTTCAATGGAAGATATTCAAATGTCACTCAAAGAGGTAACGACGGGACTCAATCAAATCGAATCGGCATCGCAAGCGACAAATCATAGTGCCATAGCCAATAAAGAGTTATTTGAAAGCGGTGTTTCAGCCTCCAAAGATATCGCTAAACTGATAGAAATCGTCCGCCGAAATTTTGATTTGCTTAAAATATCGTTTGCCGATGTAAAAGGTCAAATAATAGGGATAGGAGATGATTTTACCGCCTCAATGAATGAAGGTGGAAGTGCGAGCAGTGAGCTTAATGTTATTATTAAAGAGACCCGAAATGTGGATAAAACGGTCGGCAGTATCTCTAAAAGTATTGTTCAGCTTAATATGTTGGCAATTAGTGGATCGATTGAAGCCGCACGAGCAGGGGATTTTGGGAAAGGGTTTGCGGTTGTAAGTAGCGATATCCGTAATCTTGCTAAAGATTCTGAGAGTAATACCGAAAAAATTAACGATACTATCGAATCGATGAATGCAGAGATCGATACAGTTCGCACAGAATGGTTAAAGCTTCTGGTTAATCAAGAGCTAGAAAAGGAACAAATTACTGCCCTTGTTACTGAAATTGACAAAATCACAGCCATGTTGGTTGATTTATTGGATCGTTTTACCGGACTTAAATCAATAAACGATCAAAATATTGAAGGGTTGAACCAAGGTCTTATCGGTATCAGCGAAATTCAAAAAGCAGTAGAGCTATCTGCTCGTAATGCGCAAGAATCTCGTAAAGCAAGTGAACTTATCATTGAAACAGTGAATCATATCTCTGAGGGTGTTGAGGAGCTTGCCGTTATGGCAGACGAGCTTCAACAAGGATAA
- a CDS encoding PAS domain-containing protein translates to MVKPEEKTQNNRLMFMDDGEVMYDELYLLSETDEKGIITYANDSFYNVAGWGKDDLVGQPHNVIRHPDMPRAAFRSLWHDIQEKGFWTGMVKNARKGGGFYWVYATVMRSIDKNGNIKYASIRIKPTRDEIKKAEALYANWE, encoded by the coding sequence ATGGTTAAACCCGAGGAAAAAACTCAGAACAATAGGTTAATGTTTATGGATGATGGAGAGGTGATGTATGATGAGCTCTATCTTTTGAGTGAAACCGATGAGAAAGGGATCATCACTTATGCAAACGACTCGTTCTACAACGTTGCGGGATGGGGTAAGGATGATTTGGTAGGGCAACCGCATAACGTGATTCGTCATCCTGATATGCCACGAGCTGCGTTTAGATCATTGTGGCACGATATCCAAGAAAAAGGGTTTTGGACCGGTATGGTTAAAAATGCCCGTAAAGGGGGAGGATTTTATTGGGTATATGCGACTGTAATGCGTTCTATCGATAAAAATGGAAATATTAAATATGCCTCTATTCGGATTAAGCCTACGCGCGATGAGATAAAAAAAGCTGAGGCATTATATGCCAATTGGGAATAA
- a CDS encoding M23 family metallopeptidase, translating to MKLLFSLYLSIASLLALEVGNGKSILIPTTAAIGYIQEGNSTFPLLPHPLSLTQGFAIVPIDYYTHPTLDTLTWVTSDDNLSIELNIINAPYPIEVLTVDNSKVSPPTEVLQRIAEEKAEAEKIYNTITSARYWNKPFIRPLDSNTTSEYGSARTYNGTLKSYHGGVDFRARTPLPILATNAGVVVLAKDRYYAGGTVIIDHGEGLYSCYFHMSRFDVKVGDRIERAQTIGLTGATGRITGPHLHFGIMIYGVQTDPIDLLTQINKLFDPNRVF from the coding sequence ATGAAACTATTATTCTCTCTTTATCTCTCTATCGCTTCTCTGCTAGCCCTCGAAGTCGGAAACGGGAAAAGTATCCTTATCCCCACTACTGCCGCCATTGGTTACATACAAGAGGGAAATTCTACCTTTCCACTTCTCCCTCATCCACTCTCTCTTACCCAAGGATTTGCTATAGTCCCCATCGATTACTATACCCATCCGACACTTGATACCCTCACATGGGTAACCTCTGATGATAATCTCTCTATCGAACTGAATATCATTAATGCCCCCTATCCTATTGAAGTTCTCACCGTAGATAACTCAAAAGTCTCCCCGCCCACTGAAGTGCTTCAACGAATTGCCGAAGAGAAAGCTGAAGCCGAAAAAATCTATAACACGATAACATCCGCGCGTTATTGGAATAAACCTTTCATCCGCCCGCTAGATTCGAATACAACGAGCGAATACGGCTCTGCACGCACCTATAACGGCACACTAAAAAGCTATCACGGAGGGGTTGATTTTAGGGCACGCACCCCTTTGCCGATTCTTGCAACCAATGCTGGAGTTGTCGTATTGGCAAAAGATCGTTACTATGCAGGGGGGACGGTTATCATCGATCATGGAGAGGGGTTATACAGTTGTTATTTTCACATGAGCCGATTTGATGTCAAAGTGGGAGATAGGATAGAGAGAGCTCAAACAATCGGGCTAACAGGAGCAACAGGACGGATTACCGGTCCCCATTTACATTTTGGCATTATGATTTACGGAGTTCAAACTGACCCAATCGATTTACTAACACAAATCAATAAATTATTTGATCCAAACAGAGTGTTTTAA
- the rlmN gene encoding 23S rRNA (adenine(2503)-C(2))-methyltransferase RlmN, protein MAKKSILDYTKAELAHLVKPSFRAKQIWGWIYHQYATSFETMANLPKAMREELESEYEIMPLKIARKECSTDGTIKYLFELSDGKTIETVWLKMKDESIDDEGNIEHEARFTVCVSTQVGCKVGCSFCLTAKGGFTRDLSAGEIVAQVLAVKMDNNLAAHRRLNIVYMGMGEPLDNLDNLAKAITILKDEEGLSISGKRQTVSTSGLSTKIDKLGQMDLGVHIAISLHAVDDELRSELIPMNKAYNIASIIEAVKRFPIDTRKRVMFEYLVIKNKNDDLTSAKKLVKLLHGIKSKVNLIFFNPYEGSPYQRPTRADMVAFQEYLIKHGVLCTIRDSKGLDISAACGQLKEKELTAESLRTSRAL, encoded by the coding sequence ATGGCTAAAAAATCTATTTTGGATTACACCAAAGCGGAACTCGCACATCTAGTGAAACCGTCGTTTCGCGCCAAACAGATTTGGGGATGGATTTATCATCAGTATGCGACGAGTTTTGAGACAATGGCAAATCTCCCCAAAGCGATGCGTGAAGAGTTGGAATCTGAGTATGAGATTATGCCCCTCAAAATCGCCCGTAAAGAGTGTTCAACCGATGGGACGATTAAATATCTTTTCGAACTCAGTGATGGCAAAACCATCGAGACGGTGTGGCTCAAGATGAAAGACGAGTCCATCGACGATGAAGGGAACATCGAACATGAAGCTCGCTTTACGGTGTGTGTCTCGACGCAGGTAGGGTGCAAGGTGGGATGTTCATTTTGTCTCACCGCCAAGGGGGGGTTTACTCGTGATTTGAGTGCGGGAGAGATTGTGGCGCAAGTGTTAGCGGTGAAGATGGATAATAATCTCGCTGCTCATCGACGGCTCAATATCGTCTACATGGGGATGGGGGAACCGCTCGATAATCTGGACAATCTCGCGAAAGCGATTACGATTCTCAAAGATGAAGAGGGACTCTCTATTTCAGGGAAACGGCAAACCGTTTCGACGAGCGGATTAAGTACTAAAATCGATAAACTGGGTCAGATGGATTTAGGGGTTCATATCGCCATCTCGCTCCATGCGGTCGATGATGAACTCCGTAGTGAGCTGATACCGATGAACAAAGCGTATAACATCGCTTCGATTATCGAGGCGGTGAAGCGGTTTCCTATCGATACCCGTAAACGGGTGATGTTTGAGTATTTGGTTATCAAAAATAAAAATGATGATCTGACTTCGGCAAAAAAACTGGTTAAGCTGTTGCACGGAATTAAGTCCAAAGTAAATCTAATCTTTTTTAATCCGTATGAAGGGTCGCCTTATCAACGCCCGACGCGTGCCGATATGGTGGCATTTCAGGAGTATCTGATCAAACACGGAGTATTGTGTACTATCCGTGATTCCAAAGGGTTGGATATCAGTGCCGCATGTGGGCAGTTGAAAGAAAAAGAGCTTACCGCAGAGTCATTGCGGACTTCACGTGCCCTTTAG
- a CDS encoding purine-nucleoside phosphorylase translates to MILCAGNNETFDFAIPIGVGLIDSAINLTRHCLVHKPEFLLFVGSAGSYGEHKINDIIESKTAANIELGFLDKSAYTPIDNVVSAQTENVKDVIVNCSNYITTSERAMEQMRALGMGIENMEFFSVMRVAQVFGIPAGGVFCITNYCDANAHRDFIANHGFAKVLLREHLKEKGLIHG, encoded by the coding sequence ATGATTCTCTGTGCCGGCAATAACGAAACGTTTGATTTTGCGATACCGATAGGGGTGGGGCTGATTGACAGTGCGATCAATCTCACGCGACACTGTTTGGTTCACAAACCCGAATTTCTCCTCTTCGTCGGGAGTGCGGGGAGTTATGGTGAACATAAAATCAACGACATTATCGAGTCTAAAACAGCGGCTAACATCGAGTTAGGATTTTTGGACAAAAGTGCCTATACCCCTATCGATAACGTCGTTTCTGCGCAAACTGAAAACGTCAAAGATGTTATCGTCAACTGCTCCAACTACATCACCACGAGTGAGAGGGCGATGGAGCAAATGAGAGCATTGGGGATGGGGATTGAAAACATGGAGTTTTTTAGTGTTATGCGGGTGGCTCAGGTTTTCGGTATCCCTGCTGGGGGTGTTTTTTGTATCACCAACTATTGCGATGCCAATGCTCATCGGGACTTTATCGCCAATCACGGGTTTGCGAAAGTATTGCTTCGTGAACATCTCAAAGAAAAAGGGTTAATCCATGGCTAA
- a CDS encoding McrC family protein, with translation MIIKEYDFLQYKDELKPHYITPQNFEAIEKFVLENEPTAEYLKLTTKKGFGKVLQAQNFVGVIQTKDGTTIEILPKIFQNDDPKQAKEILFKMLRTLRNSPFRSFNSAHLQSAKMPLFEIFITMFLDELAKLIQRGIKSDYLAREENLPFLKGKLKMGEHIKQNFIHKERFFVEYEEFSSDRVENRLIKSSLQYLYKRSTSNRNQQRIREFLFVFDSIAPSVDFKTDFSKVKLNRQMRDYEQVLIWCKTFLENNSFSPYKGNDLSFALLFDMNLLFESYVAAYLRRQYEHITTQDKTHHLAYENGSGKFRLKPDIVIYHDGQMIIADTKWKILDEVKTNNGVSQSDMYQLYAYGTKYEQCKDMYLIYPKNKEVSGNHFHYFNQSTCESNQGLNLKVVFFDLLNNKVCDDSLCRQ, from the coding sequence ATGATAATAAAAGAGTATGACTTCTTACAATACAAAGATGAACTAAAACCTCACTATATCACACCCCAAAATTTTGAAGCGATTGAAAAATTCGTACTCGAAAACGAGCCAACCGCCGAATATCTCAAACTCACCACCAAAAAAGGGTTTGGAAAAGTTTTGCAGGCTCAAAATTTTGTCGGAGTGATCCAAACCAAAGACGGTACAACTATCGAAATTCTCCCTAAAATTTTCCAAAATGATGACCCTAAACAAGCAAAAGAGATTTTATTTAAAATGCTTCGGACACTCAGAAACTCACCTTTTCGGAGTTTTAATTCGGCACATTTGCAGAGTGCTAAAATGCCTCTGTTTGAGATATTTATCACAATGTTTTTGGATGAGCTTGCCAAACTTATCCAGCGTGGGATTAAGAGTGACTATCTAGCCCGTGAAGAGAATCTCCCCTTTCTTAAAGGGAAGCTCAAAATGGGAGAGCATATTAAACAAAACTTTATCCACAAAGAGCGATTTTTTGTTGAATATGAAGAGTTTAGCAGTGATCGTGTCGAAAATCGGCTAATTAAAAGCTCATTGCAATACCTCTACAAGCGATCCACATCCAATCGTAATCAACAACGGATTCGAGAATTTTTGTTTGTATTCGATTCTATTGCGCCGTCAGTGGATTTTAAAACCGATTTCTCTAAAGTAAAACTCAATCGGCAGATGAGGGATTATGAGCAAGTTTTGATTTGGTGCAAAACATTTTTAGAAAACAATAGCTTTAGTCCCTACAAAGGGAATGATCTTTCATTCGCACTTTTATTTGATATGAATTTACTATTTGAAAGCTATGTAGCGGCGTATTTGCGCCGACAGTATGAGCACATCACTACTCAGGATAAAACACACCATTTGGCATATGAAAACGGTTCGGGGAAATTCAGACTCAAACCCGACATCGTTATTTATCACGATGGACAGATGATTATCGCCGATACAAAATGGAAAATTTTAGACGAGGTAAAAACCAATAACGGTGTGAGTCAAAGTGATATGTATCAGCTTTATGCTTATGGCACAAAATACGAGCAATGCAAAGATATGTATCTGATCTATCCAAAAAACAAAGAAGTGAGTGGAAACCATTTCCATTACTTTAACCAATCAACTTGTGAATCAAATCAAGGTCTAAATCTAAAAGTAGTATTCTTCGATTTACTAAATAATAAGGTGTGTGATGATTCTCTGTGCCGGCAATAA